The Amblyraja radiata isolate CabotCenter1 unplaced genomic scaffold, sAmbRad1.1.pri scaffold_458_ctg1, whole genome shotgun sequence genome has a segment encoding these proteins:
- the ckm gene encoding creatine kinase M-type, translated as MPFGNTHNKWKMNYSAEAEFPDLSQHNNHMAKALTLDIYKQLRDKETPSGFTLDDLIQTGVDNPGHPFIMTVGCVAGDEESYEVFKALFDPIIEDRHSGYKPTDKHKTDMNNENLKGGDDLDPNYVVSSRVRTGRSIKGIALPPHCSRGERRLVEKLCLDGLSTLTGEFKGKYYPLSTMSDAEQQQLIDDHFLFDKPISPLLLASGMARDWPDGRGIWHNDDKSFLVWVNEEDHLRVISMQKGGDMKEVFRRFCVGLKKIEDIFLKAGRGFMWNEHLGYVLTCPSNLGTGLRGGVHVKLAHLSKHEKFEEVLKRTRLQKRGTGGVDTAAVGSVYDISNADRLGFSEVEQVQMVVDGVKLMVEMEKRLEKGKSIDDLMPAQK; from the exons ATGCCTTTCGGAAACACCCACAACAAATGGAAGATGAACTACTCGGCTGAGGCGGAATTTCCTGACCTCAGCCAGCACAACAACCATATGGCCAAGGCCCTGACCTTGGACATCTACAAGCAGCTGAGGGACAAGGAAACTCCCAGTGGCTTCACCCTCGACGACCTCATCCAGACCGGCGTGGACAACCCAG GTCACCCCTTCATCATGACCGTGGGATGCGTCGCTGGGGACGAGGAATCCTACGAAGTCTTCAAGGCTCTGTTCGACCCCATCATCGAGGACCGTCACAGCGGCTACAAACCCACAGACAAACATAAGACCGACATGAACAACGAGAACCTGAAG ggCGGCGATGACCTGGACCCCAACTACGTGGTGAGCAGCAGGGTCCGCACGGGCCGCAGCATCAAGGGCATCGCGTTACCGCCGCATTGTAGCCGCGGGGAGCGGCGCTTGGTCGAGAAATTGTGTCTGGACG GTCTGTCCACCTTGACCGGTGAATTCAAGGGCAAGTACTATCCGCTGTCCACCATGAGCGACGCCGAACAACAGCAACTCATCGACGATCACTTCTTGTTCGACAAACCCATCTCCCCCCTGCTCCTCGCCTCCGGCATGGCCCGCGACTGGCCCGACGGCAGAGGCATCTG GCACAACGATGACAAGTCATTCTTGGTCTGGGTCAATGAGGAGGACCATCTTCGCGTCATCTCCATGCAGAAAGGTGGCGATATGAAAGAGGTCTTCAGACGCTTCtgtgttggtctgaagaag ATTGAGGATATCTTCCTGAAAGCCGGCCGTGGCTTCATGTGGAACGAGCACCTGGGATACGTGCTCACCTGCCCATCTAACCTGGGCACCGGCCTGCGCGGCGGGGTCCACGTCAAACTCGCTCACCTCAGCAAGCACGAGAAATTCGAGGAGGTGCTGAAGAGAACCAGACTGCAGAAGCGTGGCACAG GTGGAGTGGACACCGCAGCCGTGGGCAGCGTATACGACATCTCCAACGCCGACCGGCTGGGCTTCTCCGAGGTGGAGCAGGTGCAGATGGTGGTGGATGGCGTGAAGCTGATGGTGGAGATGGAGAAGAGGttggagaaggggaagagcatCGATGACCTGATGCCGGCGCAGAAGTAG